CAGCTTCCCAGTGCGGTTTATATTGAACCCACAGAAGGAGGTTTGGTCTACGTGGGCGATCGCTGGTACCGGGGCCGTTTGCTGCTGATGGTGCGACCTAGCGGTTTGTTAGCGGTGAACCATGTTCTATTGCGAGATTATCTCTACAGTGTGGTTGGCGCTGAGGTTTCTCCGAGTTGGCCGATGGCGGCTCTGAAAGCTCAGGCGATCGCAGCCCGCTCTTATGCTTTGACTTATTATTTCAAACCTGCAACCGACTTTTATCACATAGGGGATGATGAGCAGTACCAAGTCTATGCGGGTGCCGAAAAAGAAGCAGACAGGACTTATCAAGCGGTGAATGAAACTGCGGGAGAATTTATTAGTTATCGCGGTGGGATTGTAGAGTCGCTCTATGCCGCTTCTGATGACATTGTGATTGATGCGCATGGGGGCCGAGGAATGAGCCAATTAGGAGCCTTGAAGTTGGCGGAGGAAGGATATGATTATCGCCAAATTTTAGGCACCTACTACCCAGGCACAGGACTCGCCCGAATCGAAGTAGATCAAGAATAAAGATTTACAGCTCCCCTTCGCTTGTACCGGAGGAGAGCAATACGGGAAGGAACCAAAACTCAAAATCCCCCTCCGTTGCGGAGAGGGATTGGAGAGATCAACTCAAGTTGGAAACTTTGATAAGTATTTGCTTCGTTCTCTTTAAGAATTAGCGGGTAAAGAGTTGTCCGTTGTTTGGGTAACAGCGGCAGCTAGTTTCTCTTCGTTTTTGCGGCGGATCTTGGCATAAAGCTGGATTGTGGCAGCCATTGTAACCACTAAGCCGACCACTACCCAGGCTGTAGCATCGGTGGGCAAGCTGTTTTTGAACACTGCCAGCATCACAATTACGACTAGCAGCAGCGTTGGGGCTTCATTTAAGGCTCGCAACTGCCGACTGTTCCACTTGCATTCCCCCTTACCCAATTGTTTGAGCAAGCGACCACAGTAATGGTGATAGACCAGCAGAATAGCGACGAATCCCAACTTGAAGTGCAACCAGCGATCGTGTAACAGATCCGGTTGGGTATAGAGCATGCCGATCGCCATTGCCACTGTCACCGCCATTCCGGGCGTGGTGATGATGTTATATAGGCGCTTTTCCATCAGGGCATACTGCTCTTGCAAGATGGAACGGGCGGGTTCTGGCTTTTCTTCGGCTTCTACGTGGTAGATGAATAAACGCACTAAATAGAAAAGTCCGGCGAACCAAACTACGACGCCGATGATATGAAATGCTTTAAACCAGAAATAAGCCATGAATACAATTCTCCCAAACAGCCTCATAACCAGAGTATCCGTTACAGTATGCCACTGGCCGAGCTGCTGACAAGTTGTTTGGCAAGTAAATTAACGAGCTGTAGTAGTGGAAGCAAAACCCACAGCCATCAAAATTATTACCAATTTAATGATGGTAAAACTGCCGAAAGTCTTCGTCTTCGCTGCTGAGTTGCACCCATTCCAGCCCTAGTACCCGCAATTTTTCGACTAAGCGAGCACAGGCGGGGCGTTCGGTGGCGTAGTGCCCCGCGTCAATCAAAATTAGGCCGCGATCGCGACTTTCTTGAAACTGGTGAAACTTGCAATCCGAGGTGAGGTAGGCTTGCGCTCCCGTCTTGACCACAGCGGGAATATAGCTCGCGCCCGAGCCTCCCAAAACGGCTACCTTTTGAATTGATTGATGCAGATCAGCCGTAGGCGAAAAAATCAACTCAGGGGGTGCAAGCTGAGTTTGAATTCGGGCGAGCAAATCTTGTAAGGAAAGTGCTGGTTCAAGTAAGCCGACTCGTCCGTAACCAAAGCCATTTTGCGTCGGCACAATCGGGGCAACCTGAGCCAAATCCAAAACTTCGGCTAGGACATCTGCTGTACCGTGATTCACCTGGTCAAAGTTAGTATGAGCCGTGTAAATACCAATTTGGTGGGTGAAGGCTAAGCGGGCCATATCCCCGATGGGGTCACCTTTTTTCAGCGATTTCAGGGGGCCAAAGATTAACGGATGGTGGGCAAAGATTAAGCTGACTGGAATTCCGGCATGTTGGAGGGCGATCGCCTCATGCATGACGCTGAGCGTGGGGGTGAGGCAGACTAAAACGTAGGCGGGTTGATCGAGAACTCCTGGCTCTACTTGCCAGCCACAGTTATCCCAACTTTCCTGCCAACTTGGATTGGCCCAAGCTTCAAACCAGGTAATTAAATCTGCAACTTTCATCCCACTTCAGCCACCGACATTCTGCACCCAACCTAGCACGAGACCGCTTGGATATTAGTTCAGGCGAGGCGAAGCTCTACTCAAACTAATCTAGCTAATCTAGCCCAGAGTTCTAGATCCCCTTTTGCAGCCAATCTTCTCCGATGCGAATAGTGAGGTCAGATTCTAAATCTCCGGTGGAAGTGGCTTCAATATTACCGAGTCCGATCGCTTTTTTGAGAACTGCTGCTCCTTCTAAGTCACCTTGCTGCACGATGATTTGGGTTTGGCGTTGATGGTCGGGCCAGTCTTGCACAATGTAGACGTTTGGAAAACCCTGGTTCTCTAACAGTTGAGCCACACGACTACCTAGATCAGGCTGTCCAGAGGCATTTTGAATAGCAATTCGTAGGCCTTGGGGAGCGGCATCGGAAGCCAAGCGATATTGGTTGTCTAGAGCTAATCCGCTGGAGTCGATTTTGAAAAACTCTCGCATGACGCGATCGCGCCCCCGATCGTCCATGAGCCAATAGCTGGCAATGTATTCATCGGCTTGGCTAAAGCGACCGGGTAGCATCACCATCTTGAGTTGGTCGCGCTCTAAGTTGAGACCAAAACCAATGAGAGATAGCATTTCCTCTAGGCTGAGGTTGGTGTCAATGTACTTCCGCATGATGCGAATCGCCTTGGGGAGGCGCGGCAGCACACTAGGGCTGGTGAGGCGATCGCGTAGAGCTTTGATTAAGGCCTGCTGGCGTTGAACTCGGCCAATGTCACCATATGCATCGTTGCGAAAACGAGCAAAGCCCTCGGCTTGTTCCCCATTTAGAGTTTGCCAGCCCTGCGCCAAGTCGATTTTTAGCTTTTGGGTTTGGTCTACATAGGCCATTGGCGTAGGAACGAAGACATCAACACCGCCCAGCAAGTCTACAATCTCGCGGAAAGCATCAGTACTGACGCGAACGTAGCGATCAATTGGGACATCATTTAAGGTGCGACTAACCACCCGCGCAGTTAGAGCAGGTCCACCACTAGCGTTGGCTTGGTTAACTTTGGTGATCCCAATTCCCGGAATCTCCACCTGGGTATCTCTGGGAATCGAGAGCATGCTGACTGATTGAGCTTTGGGGTCAACATGCAGCAGCAGCATGGTGTCGCTACGACCGTCAAACACTTCTGAGGAATTACCCGTCACCCCAGGAACGCGATCGACCCCCATCACCAAGATGTTGACTGGCCGAGACACTTTGTACTGTAGCCCTTTCTGCCACAGGTTATTCAGAGATACGTTTTGCTCTTCTGGAGACGAAGACGGCGCTAAAGGAGTCAGCAAAGCCACACTTGCACCAATCGACGCAGAGACGGTGGTCGTTAAAACGAAGGCAAAACTCCAAAAGAGGCGTTTGGCCAGGGTAGTACGTTGGGACAAAGGTGCAGTTACGACCGGGTTGGACATGGGCGATTCAAATGGAGTGACTGGCGGAGAGAAACCTACCGATTCTTCCGTGCCATCGGGTTGTTGCAATTTGGAATTGCTGGTAGATTGTTCCACTCCTTCTATCACCTTTCCTTCACCCGAACAACCGGACTTTACGTGTGTAGTTTTGTTAATTTAACGCGATTATACCCCTACTACTGTTATTTCTCGGTAACAAAATAGGTATTTATCACAATTCTCAACTACATGACAGCCCAGAAGTATTGGGTGGAATCTACGCCAGGTGCCTCGCCCAAAGCTCTTACCAACCCCAACTTACTCCGCTGCGTCGTGGGGAAATAGAGAGTTTGTGCCCTGGGCGATCGCCTAGAAGCAGATTCATCAATTTTAGGTAATTACTTTTATTTCTTTGTAGAAAATTTAACACAATCTCCCTCGCCTTTGAAGCGTCAGGCTGATGGAGAGGATTTATTTGAGCAGTCACCCTACCGCTTAGAGAAAAACTATTGGAGCGGAGCTATACAACCTTAGGATCTTCTTCCTCTTCAACTTGGGCGATCGGCCAAGGGGTAGGTAAGGTGTCAAACGAATCTGTTTCAGACAAGTTGGCTCGACCAAGAGGTTGAGTTTTGGTCATACCAAGCCGTTTCTTAAGGGATCTGATTAAACGTGCGAGCATTTAGCTCTCCGCAATTGAGTATGTGCCATCCTAATGATTATCTGCCGTCTACTCGTCTACTTAGCGGTAGAGGCTAACCCTAGATCTGGGGAGGTAGATTGGTAGAACTGAGACTCAGGGGTGGAATCCCTACTTGGGTAGTCGTACTCTCTGGCTGATAAAAAGTGGGACGATCGCCACAATGTTAGATGAGATGGCAAGCAGGTTTTACTAATTCTTTTATTTGCGTCTAGCAACGCTGACATAGAAGCATGCAAACTACAGATGATCTCCAGAAACTGTTAAATATTTTGCCTTCGGAGATTCAACAGGTTTTAGAACAACATTCAGAGTGCGATCGCTTAGTTGAAGTCGTTTTAGATTTAGGGCGGCGACCAGAAGCTCGTTTTCCGCACCAAGCCGAGTATCTTTCTGAACAGGTAGTGACTCGGGCTCAAATTCAGGACTGCATCGATCGCGTAGGCGACTTTGGGGGAGATAACCGCGCCGGAATTGAGCAAACCTTGCACCGGATTAGCGCCATCAGAAACCGCTCTGGTGAAATTGTCGGCCTTACTTGTCGGGTAGGTCGTGCTATTTTCGGTACGATCGCGATGATTCGAGATCTGGTGGAAACAGGCCAGTCAATTCTGATGTTGGGTCGTCCAGGAGTCGGTAAAACCACAGCCTTGCGAGAAATTGCGCGAGTTCTGGCAGATGACTTGAATAAGCGGGTGGTGATCATTGATAGCTCCAATGAAATTGCTGGAGACGGAGATATTCCTCACCCTGCGATCGGTCGCGCTAGACGCATGCAGGTGGCTCGTCCTGAACTGCAACATCAAGTAATGATCGAGGCGGTGGAAAACCACATGCCAGAGGTGATCGTCATTGATGAAATTGGTACAGAACTCGAAGCTTTGGCTGCTCGCACGATCGCGGAAAGAGGCGTGCAACTCGTAGGGACCGCTCACGGTAATCAGATTGAGAACTTAATTAAAAACCCAACCCTTTCCGATCTGGTGGGCGGGATTCAGTCTGTGACGCTGGGAGATGAAGAAGCCAGGCGGCGAGGTAGTCAAAAGAGCGTCCTGGAACGCAAAGCTCCCCCGACTTTCGACATTGCTGTGGAGATGCTAGAGCGGCAGCGTTGGGTTGTGCATGAAACGGTGGCAGATACGGTAGATGCTTTGCTCAGAGGTCGTCAACCTAGCCCGCAAGTCAGAACTATCAATGACGAGGGTCAGGTCACGATTACCCGAGAAGTGCCCAGCCTATCGCCTGTCAGACGACCCAATGCGCCTGCGGCAAATGACTCATTTAGCAAAACCAGTAGTCAAAGCACAGGACAGCTTCTGCCTTTTCCGCAAAATCTATCTAGAAGCAGGAGCTTAGCAGAAGTTGATCGTGAGTTGCCACCAACAGAGGCTCTAGAGCTATCGGGCCATCAACCGCTACGGCTTTACCTTTACGGGACAGGTCGTCAGCAGTTGGAACAGGTGATCAGCATGCTGAACTTACCAGTTGTCCTGGTTGAAGGGTTGGCAGAAGCTGAAGCGATCTTGGCGTTGCGATCGCACCTGAGAAAGCATGCCAACCTACGGCACCTAGCTCAAGCGCACGACATCCCAATCTATGCCATTAAGTCCAACACAACTCCTCAAATTACCCGCACGTTACGTCAGGTGTTGGGGATGCCAGGGCTAGAAGCGATCGCTGAACCTGATTTTGATCTAGCGGCTGACAGAAATGATGAGGGCGATGAAATGGATGCCCTGGAGGAAGCCAGATTAGCAGTAGAGCAAATTGTGCTACCTAAAGGCCAGCCTGTGGAGTTGCTGCCTCGCGCAGCCCATATCCGTAAGATGCAACATGAGCTAGTAGAACACTACCAACTCCAGTCCAGCAGCTTCGGCTCCGAACCGCATCGTCGCTTACGCATTTATCCTGCCTAATACCAACACCAACGTAATCAGGGAGTGATAGAAATGGGTGGTCCTTAGCGATCGCCCATTTTTTTGTGAATTTATTTCTTCTGGTATAGACCTATCTATTTCTTCAGGAGTAATCGCATGCCGACCATAGCAAGAGCAGGGGAGGCTGAAGCCAAATAGTGATGGGCAAGACACTGTATACCCCTTAAGTTTCAGCCTGTAGGCTATTGGCAAGCTAGGGATAGACTCTCTACCTTATTACAGTGGCGATAGGGAATTGAACTGTGGAAAAGATGCAACGTTCAGTGATCAAAGATGAACCTTTATGGTTTAAGAACGCGATCATCTATGAGGTGCCAGTTCGGGCTTTTGCTGACAGTAACGGGGATGGCATCGGGGACTTTCGAGGTCTGACGGAGAAATTAGACTATCTACAGGATTTGGGCACTACTGCCCTTTGGGTGCTGCCGTTCTTTCCCTCGCCACTCAAAGACGATGGCTACGATATTGCCGACTACACCAACGTCAACCCAATTTATGGCACGCTAGAAGACTTTCAGGAGTTTCTGGCCGCAGCCCATCAGCGGGGCATTCGGGTCATTATTGAGCTAATTGTTAATCATACTTCTGATCAGCATCCTTGGTTTCAGCGGGCGCGTCGCTCTCCAAAAGGTAGCGTAGAGCGAGACTTTTATGTATGGAGCGATACTCCAGAAAAATACCAGGAAGCTCGGATTATTTTTCAGGATTTTGAAACTTCCAACTGGGCTTGGGACCCGATCGCAAAATCTTACTATTGGCATCGTTTTTACTCCCACCAGCCTGACCTGAACTATGACAATCCAGCCGTACGGCAAGCCGTTTTTGAGGTGTTGGATTTCTGGCTCAGTATGGGTGTGGATGGCCTCCGAATGGATGCGGTGCCTTATCTCTACGAGCGTGAAGGTACCAACTGTGAGAATTTGCCAGAAACCCATGACTTTCTGAAGCAAATGCGGCAGTATGTGGACGAAAGACATCCGAACCGGATGCTACTAGCGGAAGCCAATCAATGGCCAGAGGATGCGGCGGCTTACTATGGCGATGGGGACGAGTGCCATATGAATTTCCACTTCCCCCTGATGCCGCGCTTGTTTATGTCATTGCGGATGGAAGATAGCTTCCCGATTATCGATATCTTGCATCAGACGCCGCCAATTCCAGATAACTGTCAGTGGGGATTGTTTCTCCGTAACCATGATGAATTAACCCTAGAAATGGTGACGGATGAAGACCGCGACTATATGTATCGCGTCTATGCTCAAGATCGAGATATGCGAGTGAATTTGGGCATTCGCCGTCGCTTGGCTCCTTTGCTGGGGAACGATCGCCGTCAAATTGAATTGCTTAACAGCTTGCTACTGGCCCTCCCAGGAACTCCGGTGCTGTATTACGGAGACGAAATTGGGATGGGGGATAACGTCTATGTAGGCGATCGCAATGGCGTGCGAACTCCGATGCAATGGAGCGCCGATCGCAATGCTGGTTTTAGCCGTGCCAATCCGCATCGGATGTATTTGCCGATTATTGTCGAATCGGAGTACCACTACGAAGCCATCAACGTTGAGGCACAGCGGGCTAACCCCAATTCCCTCTGGCATTGGATGAAGCGCTTAATTGCTACTCGCAAGCGCTACCAAGCCTTAGGACGGGGCAGTTTTGAGCTGCTGCACCCAGATAACCGAAAGGTGTTGGCTTTCATTCGTACCTACGAAGACGAATCGATTCTAGTCATCGCCAATTTATCCCGCTTTGTGCAAACTGTAGAAATCGATCTCTCTGCCTTTCAAGGCATGATGCCTGTAGAGATCTTTGGTCGCACACAGTTCCCCCCAATTACGGAGTCCTCCTACTTCCTCAGCGTCGGGCCTTACGCTTTCTACTGGTTCACCTTGCAACCCCAACCCAGTGCCTTACAAGCACCAAAATCTCAAGCTGATCTACCGACATTGACGGTTCAGGGTGAGTGGCGGATGGTGTTATCCCAACGCGACTCACGGGATTATTTGGAATCGGTGCTAGCAAATTATCTCTATACCTGCCGCTGGTTTGTTGGTAAAGCACAAACGGTGCAATCGGTTCACATTAAAGAGGCGATCGCGATTCCTTTCCAAGACCGAGAAGCCCATCTCCTTTGCTTGCAAGTGCAGTATATTCAAGGAGAGTCAGAAACCTACTTACTTCCTCTGGGCTATGCAGAAGGAGATCAAGCAATCCATTTGTTGGCTGATAATCCGCAACTAGTGGTAGCCCGCCTACATATTACTGGCAAAGATGACATCGGCGTTTTATTTGATGCCACAGCCGATAAAAACTTCCTCACAGCTCTCCTAGATGCAGTAGCAAAAAATCACCGCTATCAGGGGACAGCAGGAGAACTGGCGGCTACACCAACCGATATCTTCTCTCCTTTAACGGCTGATGCTGCTCCTCTAGAGCCAACGCTGA
The Trichocoleus sp. FACHB-46 genome window above contains:
- the treS gene encoding maltose alpha-D-glucosyltransferase yields the protein MQRSVIKDEPLWFKNAIIYEVPVRAFADSNGDGIGDFRGLTEKLDYLQDLGTTALWVLPFFPSPLKDDGYDIADYTNVNPIYGTLEDFQEFLAAAHQRGIRVIIELIVNHTSDQHPWFQRARRSPKGSVERDFYVWSDTPEKYQEARIIFQDFETSNWAWDPIAKSYYWHRFYSHQPDLNYDNPAVRQAVFEVLDFWLSMGVDGLRMDAVPYLYEREGTNCENLPETHDFLKQMRQYVDERHPNRMLLAEANQWPEDAAAYYGDGDECHMNFHFPLMPRLFMSLRMEDSFPIIDILHQTPPIPDNCQWGLFLRNHDELTLEMVTDEDRDYMYRVYAQDRDMRVNLGIRRRLAPLLGNDRRQIELLNSLLLALPGTPVLYYGDEIGMGDNVYVGDRNGVRTPMQWSADRNAGFSRANPHRMYLPIIVESEYHYEAINVEAQRANPNSLWHWMKRLIATRKRYQALGRGSFELLHPDNRKVLAFIRTYEDESILVIANLSRFVQTVEIDLSAFQGMMPVEIFGRTQFPPITESSYFLSVGPYAFYWFTLQPQPSALQAPKSQADLPTLTVQGEWRMVLSQRDSRDYLESVLANYLYTCRWFVGKAQTVQSVHIKEAIAIPFQDREAHLLCLQVQYIQGESETYLLPLGYAEGDQAIHLLADNPQLVVARLHITGKDDIGVLFDATADKNFLTALLDAVAKNHRYQGTAGELAATPTDIFSPLTADAAPLEPTLMKGEHNNTSIIYGDRLILKLFRKVEEGINPDLEIGIFLEEKKCLEHFASVAGALEYRQPNKEPMTLGRLQEFVLDTRSGWDYTLDSLRDYFDHALIQPEAITEISIPSGTLFDWQKATVPDSHLSKIGSYLANVQLLAQRTAELHSALASDLENASFAPEPFSTFYQRSIYQYARNLTGKVFRLLKQNLGTLSADVQPLAQSVCDLQEKALDSFQLILNQKITAMRTRCHGDYHLGQVLYTGKDFIIIDFEGEPNRTLSERRMKRSPLRDVAGILQSFYYAANQALRNEIEGGLIHADNLALMEQWTEFWHGSVSATFLNTYLETAAQHPFVPQTEQELQVLLNAYLLEKAIYSLGHDLNHYPAQVEISLQRLLQLINAS
- a CDS encoding LCP family protein; the protein is MIEGVEQSTSNSKLQQPDGTEESVGFSPPVTPFESPMSNPVVTAPLSQRTTLAKRLFWSFAFVLTTTVSASIGASVALLTPLAPSSSPEEQNVSLNNLWQKGLQYKVSRPVNILVMGVDRVPGVTGNSSEVFDGRSDTMLLLHVDPKAQSVSMLSIPRDTQVEIPGIGITKVNQANASGGPALTARVVSRTLNDVPIDRYVRVSTDAFREIVDLLGGVDVFVPTPMAYVDQTQKLKIDLAQGWQTLNGEQAEGFARFRNDAYGDIGRVQRQQALIKALRDRLTSPSVLPRLPKAIRIMRKYIDTNLSLEEMLSLIGFGLNLERDQLKMVMLPGRFSQADEYIASYWLMDDRGRDRVMREFFKIDSSGLALDNQYRLASDAAPQGLRIAIQNASGQPDLGSRVAQLLENQGFPNVYIVQDWPDHQRQTQIIVQQGDLEGAAVLKKAIGLGNIEATSTGDLESDLTIRIGEDWLQKGI
- the hemJ gene encoding protoporphyrinogen oxidase HemJ; protein product: MAYFWFKAFHIIGVVVWFAGLFYLVRLFIYHVEAEEKPEPARSILQEQYALMEKRLYNIITTPGMAVTVAMAIGMLYTQPDLLHDRWLHFKLGFVAILLVYHHYCGRLLKQLGKGECKWNSRQLRALNEAPTLLLVVIVMLAVFKNSLPTDATAWVVVGLVVTMAATIQLYAKIRRKNEEKLAAAVTQTTDNSLPANS
- a CDS encoding R3H domain-containing nucleic acid-binding protein yields the protein MQTTDDLQKLLNILPSEIQQVLEQHSECDRLVEVVLDLGRRPEARFPHQAEYLSEQVVTRAQIQDCIDRVGDFGGDNRAGIEQTLHRISAIRNRSGEIVGLTCRVGRAIFGTIAMIRDLVETGQSILMLGRPGVGKTTALREIARVLADDLNKRVVIIDSSNEIAGDGDIPHPAIGRARRMQVARPELQHQVMIEAVENHMPEVIVIDEIGTELEALAARTIAERGVQLVGTAHGNQIENLIKNPTLSDLVGGIQSVTLGDEEARRRGSQKSVLERKAPPTFDIAVEMLERQRWVVHETVADTVDALLRGRQPSPQVRTINDEGQVTITREVPSLSPVRRPNAPAANDSFSKTSSQSTGQLLPFPQNLSRSRSLAEVDRELPPTEALELSGHQPLRLYLYGTGRQQLEQVISMLNLPVVLVEGLAEAEAILALRSHLRKHANLRHLAQAHDIPIYAIKSNTTPQITRTLRQVLGMPGLEAIAEPDFDLAADRNDEGDEMDALEEARLAVEQIVLPKGQPVELLPRAAHIRKMQHELVEHYQLQSSSFGSEPHRRLRIYPA
- a CDS encoding Nif3-like dinuclear metal center hexameric protein; this translates as MKVADLITWFEAWANPSWQESWDNCGWQVEPGVLDQPAYVLVCLTPTLSVMHEAIALQHAGIPVSLIFAHHPLIFGPLKSLKKGDPIGDMARLAFTHQIGIYTAHTNFDQVNHGTADVLAEVLDLAQVAPIVPTQNGFGYGRVGLLEPALSLQDLLARIQTQLAPPELIFSPTADLHQSIQKVAVLGGSGASYIPAVVKTGAQAYLTSDCKFHQFQESRDRGLILIDAGHYATERPACARLVEKLRVLGLEWVQLSSEDEDFRQFYHH